Proteins co-encoded in one Marmota flaviventris isolate mMarFla1 chromosome 9, mMarFla1.hap1, whole genome shotgun sequence genomic window:
- the Card16 gene encoding caspase recruitment domain-containing protein 16 gives MADKRLKEKRKTFIISVSEDTLYTLLDDLLSEEVVNQEEAENVKKKNATTKDKARDLIDSVIPKGSCASQKLIDYICKRDSSLAYELGFSSGEIPRFYLKNSK, from the exons ATGGCTG ATAAGAGactaaaggagaaaaggaaaacatttattatctccGTGTCTGAGGATACGCTTTACACTTTGCTGGATGACCTACTAAGTGAAGAGGTAGTGAACCAAGAGGAGGctgaaaatgtgaaaaagaaaaatgctacaaCTAAAGACAAAGCCCGTGATTTGATCGATTCAGTCATTCCAAAAGGGTCCTGTGCCAGCCAAAAACTTATTGACTATATCTGCAAGAGAGATTCCAGCCTTGCTTATGAATTAGGATTTTCTTCAGGTGAGATtccaagattttatttaaaaaattctaaatga